The Desulfohalovibrio reitneri genome contains a region encoding:
- a CDS encoding radical SAM protein: protein MSDGFAPLCVAPWENIIVAENRYRPCCRIMAGVYRQPPSNEAELLEVFNSPFMRDLRRRLATGDVKGTACQSCIRAELHYPELADYSRLTAPLLRERVEAVREAIAQGREEMEQPPLNLALSLPGVCNIRCKMCTVHSDARRGKPRKGNVFVPHAKSLIASLQKRGIPMLTVAGGEPLFTPATLEIMDFAARELHPQTILSTTTNGKLLDKHMDLLRRFDHLDVNVSVDGHGQAYEEVRVGETWEHILANLRLLSQEAAERPGWRIATRTVLMRTTIPSLPEMVPLFLELGFEPEFSPIFGDFLDENVYMFSGLLKGMDWKADFDRGIEAAREAGHERLRRHLAKRRDELELQAEKGINTYYRAYPDRLEHLTAHLESRFRGQRVILLGLTEETGYFLFHYQATEPDFTIAGVCLLEDLPEEVTEVLGLPIIPPEEAPRLDTPFLLACYSRDFDRYKEFAETCLGKERVHVLSPDVVEARTDEALAQTAGGPVVLFGAGGCADLLLDSTELARANVVAFSDNDKRKWGSTFRDLPVVPPSEIPEWASEVVICSRAFEYDIERSLVDAHGEALRVHRLYS from the coding sequence ATGTCTGACGGTTTCGCTCCCCTGTGCGTGGCCCCCTGGGAAAACATCATCGTGGCCGAGAACAGGTACCGCCCCTGCTGCCGCATCATGGCCGGGGTCTACCGGCAGCCGCCCTCCAACGAGGCCGAATTGCTGGAGGTCTTCAACAGCCCCTTCATGCGCGACCTGCGCCGGAGGCTGGCCACGGGCGACGTGAAGGGGACCGCCTGCCAGAGCTGCATCCGGGCGGAGCTGCACTATCCCGAATTGGCCGACTACTCCCGCCTGACCGCGCCGCTTCTGCGGGAGCGGGTGGAGGCGGTGCGGGAGGCCATCGCCCAGGGCCGCGAGGAGATGGAGCAGCCCCCGCTCAACCTGGCCCTGTCCCTGCCCGGTGTCTGCAACATCCGCTGCAAGATGTGCACGGTGCACAGCGACGCCAGGCGGGGCAAGCCGCGCAAGGGCAACGTTTTCGTGCCCCACGCCAAGAGCCTCATCGCCTCCCTGCAAAAGCGGGGCATCCCCATGCTCACCGTGGCCGGGGGCGAACCCCTGTTCACGCCCGCCACCCTGGAGATCATGGACTTCGCAGCCCGGGAGTTGCATCCGCAGACCATCCTGTCCACCACCACCAACGGCAAGCTGCTGGACAAGCACATGGACCTGCTGCGCCGGTTCGACCACCTGGACGTCAATGTCAGCGTGGACGGCCACGGCCAGGCCTACGAGGAGGTCCGGGTGGGCGAGACCTGGGAGCACATCCTCGCCAACCTCCGCCTCCTGAGCCAGGAAGCGGCCGAGCGGCCCGGATGGCGGATCGCCACCCGCACCGTGCTCATGCGCACCACCATCCCCTCCCTGCCGGAGATGGTGCCCCTCTTTCTGGAGCTTGGCTTCGAGCCGGAGTTTTCGCCCATCTTCGGGGACTTCCTGGACGAGAACGTCTACATGTTCAGCGGCCTGCTCAAGGGCATGGACTGGAAGGCGGACTTCGACCGGGGCATCGAAGCCGCCCGGGAAGCCGGGCACGAGCGGCTGCGACGCCACCTGGCCAAGCGACGGGATGAACTGGAACTGCAGGCGGAGAAAGGAATCAACACCTACTACCGCGCCTATCCGGACCGGCTGGAGCACCTCACCGCCCACCTGGAAAGCCGCTTCCGGGGCCAGCGCGTCATCTTGCTGGGGCTGACCGAGGAAACGGGCTACTTCCTCTTCCACTACCAAGCCACCGAGCCGGACTTCACCATCGCCGGGGTCTGCCTGCTGGAGGACTTGCCCGAGGAGGTCACGGAGGTGCTGGGCCTGCCCATCATCCCGCCGGAGGAAGCTCCGCGCCTGGACACACCCTTCCTCCTGGCCTGCTATTCCCGGGATTTCGACCGCTACAAGGAGTTTGCCGAGACATGCCTGGGCAAGGAGCGCGTGCACGTCCTCTCCCCGGACGTGGTGGAGGCCAGGACGGACGAGGCGCTGGCCCAGACCGCGGGCGGGCCGGTGGTGCTCTTCGGCGCGGGGGGATGCGCCGATCTGCTGCTGGACAGCACGGAACTGGCCCGGGCCAACGTGGTGGCCTTTTCTGACAACGACAAGAGGAAGTGGGGCTCCACCTTCCGCGACCTGCCGGTGGTGCCGCCGAGTGAGATCCCAGAATGGGCCTCGGAGGTGGTCATTTGCAGCCGCGCCTTCGAGTACGATATAGAGCGGTCCCTGGTTGACGCCCACGGCGAGGCGCTGCGGGTGCACCGGCTGTATTCCTGA
- a CDS encoding DegT/DnrJ/EryC1/StrS family aminotransferase: MYDIPLMRPHLPDAAREKVLEVLDSGYLTEGPVTRRFEEMCCDWLGVGHALAVTSCTTGLEMALRALGVGPGDEVVLPDYTYPATATAVALVGATPVVVDVDPATMLIDYEAMERAVTPRTKALLPVSLFGNPVDQGRVDAVAREHGLRVLEDAACALGASFGGEKVGGMADVSVFSLHPRKFVTTGEGGLVTTNDPDLDAWMDSFKHFGLDREASREGAVFSMVGSNLKLSNLQAALGVAQMEMVDELLARRRELAANYLDLLAGTGGVELPATTPGGEHSWQTFCVLVDGRDEVMARMRAAGVEAQIGTYALHLQPAFRDNPAVRLEGDMAGSRKAFDRALALPLYHTMTNAEQERVVDTLREAVR, translated from the coding sequence ATGTACGACATCCCCCTCATGCGCCCCCACCTGCCGGACGCGGCGCGGGAGAAGGTCTTGGAGGTGCTGGACTCCGGCTACCTCACCGAAGGCCCGGTCACCCGCCGCTTCGAGGAAATGTGTTGCGACTGGCTGGGCGTGGGCCACGCCCTGGCCGTGACCTCCTGCACCACCGGGCTGGAGATGGCCCTGCGGGCGCTGGGCGTGGGCCCGGGGGACGAGGTGGTTTTGCCTGACTACACCTACCCGGCCACGGCCACGGCCGTGGCCCTGGTGGGGGCCACCCCGGTCGTCGTGGACGTGGACCCGGCCACCATGCTCATCGACTACGAGGCCATGGAGCGGGCCGTAACCCCGCGCACCAAAGCCCTGTTGCCGGTCTCCCTGTTCGGCAACCCCGTGGATCAGGGGCGGGTGGACGCGGTGGCCCGCGAGCACGGCCTGCGCGTGCTGGAGGACGCGGCCTGCGCCTTGGGCGCTTCGTTCGGGGGCGAAAAGGTGGGCGGCATGGCCGACGTCTCGGTCTTTTCCCTCCACCCGCGCAAGTTCGTGACCACGGGCGAGGGGGGCTTGGTGACCACCAACGACCCGGACCTGGACGCCTGGATGGATTCCTTCAAGCATTTTGGCCTGGACCGCGAGGCCTCCCGCGAGGGCGCGGTCTTTTCCATGGTGGGCAGCAACCTCAAGCTGTCCAACCTGCAAGCCGCCCTGGGGGTGGCCCAGATGGAGATGGTGGACGAGCTGCTGGCCCGCCGGAGGGAGCTGGCCGCCAACTATCTGGACCTGCTGGCCGGAACCGGGGGCGTGGAGCTGCCCGCGACCACCCCTGGCGGCGAGCACTCCTGGCAGACCTTCTGCGTGCTGGTGGACGGCCGCGACGAGGTCATGGCCCGCATGCGCGCCGCCGGGGTGGAGGCGCAGATAGGCACCTACGCCCTGCACCTCCAGCCCGCCTTCCGCGACAACCCGGCCGTGCGGCTGGAAGGGGACATGGCGGGCAGCCGGAAGGCCTTCGACCGCGCCCTGGCCCTGCCCCTCTACCACACCATGACCAATGCCGAGCAGGAGCGGGTGGTGGACACCCTTCGGGAGGCCGTGCGGTGA
- a CDS encoding GNAT family N-acetyltransferase, which translates to MRVNLHTGPAPEEYLDLIAEAPLAMPTHAPAYHRLMAGLTGAEPLYFLAGDRHGRTLGALPCLALDHPEYGPVLNSLPFFGSVGGVVRIGEDTDPAPALVEAMLAHCREIGSPAATAIPSPLDGGRLPEAEHGSRLLHDERIGQITPLPAGAEDAGEKLFAAYEGSARRNVRKAFNSGVECRISDDPADLERVQAIHRENMAAIGGLAKPDGFPAAVARHLEPGRDCRLYLAHRDGELAAGLLVLSHGRVAEYFMPCVAAEHRSAQPLSPLIHRAMTDAALEGRAYWNWGGTWTSQTGVYRFKRKWGARDMPYAYSTWLLERTEPLLHLAPQEIQRAYPWFFVVPFNQLAQNKG; encoded by the coding sequence GTGCGCGTGAACCTGCACACCGGTCCCGCCCCGGAGGAATACCTGGACCTGATCGCCGAGGCCCCCTTGGCCATGCCCACCCACGCCCCGGCCTACCACCGGCTCATGGCCGGCCTCACCGGCGCGGAGCCGCTCTATTTCCTGGCCGGCGACCGCCATGGCCGCACCCTGGGGGCGCTGCCCTGCCTGGCCCTGGACCATCCGGAGTATGGTCCGGTGCTCAACTCCCTGCCCTTTTTCGGCAGCGTGGGCGGTGTGGTCCGCATCGGCGAGGACACCGACCCCGCGCCCGCCCTGGTGGAGGCCATGCTGGCCCACTGCCGGGAAATCGGCTCCCCGGCGGCCACGGCCATCCCCTCGCCGCTGGACGGGGGACGTTTGCCGGAAGCGGAGCACGGCTCGCGGCTGCTGCACGACGAGCGCATCGGCCAGATAACCCCGCTGCCCGCCGGGGCGGAGGACGCCGGGGAGAAGCTCTTCGCCGCCTACGAGGGTTCCGCCCGCCGCAACGTGCGCAAGGCGTTCAATAGCGGGGTGGAGTGCCGGATTTCCGACGACCCGGCGGACCTGGAGCGGGTGCAGGCCATTCACCGCGAGAACATGGCCGCCATCGGCGGGCTGGCCAAGCCGGACGGTTTTCCCGCCGCCGTGGCCCGCCATCTGGAGCCCGGGCGCGACTGCCGCCTCTATCTGGCCCATCGGGACGGCGAGCTGGCCGCTGGCCTGCTGGTGCTTTCGCACGGCCGGGTGGCGGAATACTTCATGCCCTGCGTGGCGGCGGAGCACCGCTCCGCCCAGCCCCTGAGCCCGCTAATCCACCGCGCCATGACCGACGCCGCCCTCGAGGGGCGGGCGTACTGGAACTGGGGGGGCACCTGGACCAGCCAGACCGGGGTCTACCGTTTCAAGCGCAAGTGGGGGGCGCGGGACATGCCCTACGCCTATTCCACCTGGCTGCTGGAGCGCACGGAACCGCTCTTACATCTCGCACCGCAGGAAATCCAGCGGGCCTACCCCTGGTTTTTCGTGGTGCCCTTCAACCAACTGGCGCAAAACAAGGGATGA
- the asnB gene encoding asparagine synthase (glutamine-hydrolyzing), whose product MCGIVGVIDFSGRPVARETLAAMTRTMAHRGPDGEGVLAKGNVGLGHRRLAIIDLSQRAAQPMTSADGRRHLVYNGELYNFRELRRELEAEGASFRSDSDTEVVLQALTHWGEKALERFNGMFGLALWDEDRREILLARDRYGVKPLYVARRGELFVFASEAKAIAAHPGFETRLDHEGLLEYFTFQNFLSRRTLFRDVETLPPGHWMKANGERPLGGPRQYWDFDFSEPCGAADEREYVEELDRLFSQAVRRQLVSDVGVGSYLSGGMDSGSITAVAASERPGMRTFTCGFDLGTARAEELDFDERSAAARMARAFRTEHHEAELDSARMIQSLPDIVYHLDEPRVGQSYPNYYAAKMASEHVKVVLCGTGGDELFGGYPWRYYRAVSNASFDEYVDTYYGFWQRLIPNRVIRQVFAPVWPSVKDVWTRDIFQGVFKRHARRLCSPEDYVNHSLYFECKTFLHGLLHVADKLSMAHGLESRVPFLDNDLVDFAVKVPVRMKLRDLTRVAAMDENEPGPKQQKYFQRTNDGKILLRRMLSRYVDDSITNGVKKGFSGPDASWFRGESIGYVRRTLFSRETRLFDYFDREAILELVLDHLEGRANRRLLVWSLLSFEQWCRRFLG is encoded by the coding sequence ATGTGCGGCATCGTCGGAGTGATCGACTTTTCCGGGCGGCCGGTGGCGCGGGAGACGCTGGCGGCCATGACCCGGACCATGGCCCACCGGGGTCCGGACGGCGAGGGGGTGCTGGCCAAGGGCAACGTTGGCCTGGGCCACCGCCGCCTGGCCATCATCGACCTCAGCCAGCGGGCGGCCCAGCCCATGACCTCGGCCGACGGCCGCCGCCATCTGGTGTACAACGGGGAACTCTACAACTTCCGCGAACTGCGCCGCGAACTGGAGGCCGAGGGCGCGTCCTTTCGCTCCGACTCGGACACCGAGGTGGTCCTGCAGGCCCTGACCCACTGGGGGGAGAAGGCCCTGGAGCGGTTCAACGGCATGTTCGGGCTGGCCCTGTGGGACGAGGACCGGCGGGAGATACTGCTGGCCCGCGACCGCTACGGCGTCAAGCCGCTGTACGTGGCCCGGCGCGGGGAACTGTTCGTCTTCGCCTCCGAGGCCAAGGCAATAGCCGCCCACCCCGGCTTCGAGACCCGGCTGGACCACGAGGGGCTGCTGGAATACTTCACCTTCCAGAACTTCCTCTCCCGCCGCACCCTTTTCCGCGACGTGGAGACCCTGCCTCCGGGCCACTGGATGAAGGCCAACGGCGAACGCCCCCTGGGCGGGCCGAGGCAGTACTGGGACTTCGACTTCAGCGAGCCGTGCGGGGCGGCGGACGAGCGGGAGTACGTGGAGGAGCTGGATCGGCTGTTCAGCCAGGCGGTGCGGCGGCAGCTGGTCAGCGACGTGGGCGTGGGCTCCTACCTCTCCGGGGGCATGGACTCCGGCTCCATCACCGCCGTGGCCGCCTCCGAGCGGCCGGGCATGCGGACCTTCACCTGCGGCTTCGACCTGGGCACCGCCCGGGCCGAGGAGCTGGACTTCGACGAGCGCAGCGCGGCCGCGCGCATGGCCCGGGCTTTCCGCACCGAGCACCATGAGGCGGAGTTGGACTCCGCCCGTATGATCCAAAGCCTGCCGGACATCGTCTACCACCTGGACGAGCCCAGGGTGGGGCAGAGCTACCCCAACTACTATGCCGCCAAGATGGCCTCCGAGCACGTCAAGGTGGTGCTCTGCGGCACCGGCGGTGACGAGCTGTTCGGCGGCTACCCCTGGCGGTACTACCGCGCTGTGTCCAACGCCTCCTTCGACGAGTACGTGGACACCTACTACGGCTTTTGGCAGCGCCTCATCCCCAACCGGGTCATCCGCCAGGTATTCGCCCCGGTATGGCCCAGCGTGAAGGACGTCTGGACCCGCGACATCTTCCAGGGCGTTTTCAAGCGTCACGCCCGCCGTCTCTGTTCGCCCGAGGACTACGTCAACCACTCCCTGTACTTCGAGTGCAAGACCTTCCTGCACGGCCTTCTGCACGTGGCGGACAAGCTCTCCATGGCCCACGGGCTGGAGAGCCGGGTGCCCTTCCTGGACAACGACCTGGTGGATTTCGCGGTGAAGGTGCCGGTGCGCATGAAGCTGCGCGACCTGACCCGGGTGGCGGCCATGGACGAGAACGAGCCCGGCCCCAAGCAGCAAAAGTATTTCCAGCGCACCAACGACGGCAAGATCCTGCTGCGCAGGATGCTCTCGCGCTACGTTGACGACTCCATCACCAACGGGGTGAAAAAGGGCTTCAGCGGGCCGGACGCCAGCTGGTTCCGGGGCGAGAGCATCGGCTATGTGCGCCGCACCCTCTTTTCCCGCGAGACCCGCCTCTTCGACTACTTCGACCGCGAGGCCATCCTGGAGCTGGTGCTGGACCACCTGGAAGGCCGGGCCAACCGCCGCCTGCTGGTCTGGTCCCTGCTCTCCTTCGAGCAGTGGTGCCGCAGATTCCTGGGTTAA
- a CDS encoding radical SAM protein, producing MSHIEGSGELERLVAECENSRLMAWAGGRETVEAGPWLVYINPTNICSNRCVMCPHDEAMRPERGHMPMELFERIVDQLPAGVRKVYLLKQGEPFLNKRLPDMIAHLKTWRPDIHVAVICNATVPLADKLDAFMPHLDSLGLSISALSPETYRAIHGTEHHGRVQDNLAALDAWMAQADPETRPHVYVAYVRQRANMHEGMEEVFEHYRANYPNLCSMDFHPLFNWQGYIEEGNPDLAGPVEDEALPCCIYPWSTLTICHDGKVAYCQEECREDHFLGDLTEQSLMEVWNGEAFRRFRRRLAAGRYSELWDDGFLCRECSYLWDCHSQSPQNLAQGYAMGLGQREPSFGNLLALPAAELAELAAKWFLQGELHKTAGCLAHFGRAGAPGELRAPLDRLRVLVDRVLAANKGHYERKVKPGETGRPTYFPLPGGLRK from the coding sequence ATGTCCCATATCGAGGGATCCGGAGAACTGGAACGGCTGGTGGCCGAATGCGAAAACTCCCGCCTGATGGCCTGGGCCGGCGGCCGGGAGACGGTGGAGGCCGGGCCGTGGCTGGTCTACATTAACCCCACCAACATCTGCAGCAACCGCTGCGTGATGTGCCCCCACGACGAGGCCATGCGGCCGGAGCGCGGCCACATGCCCATGGAACTGTTCGAGCGCATCGTGGACCAGCTTCCCGCCGGGGTGCGCAAGGTCTATCTGCTCAAGCAGGGCGAGCCGTTCCTCAACAAGCGGCTGCCGGATATGATCGCCCATCTCAAGACGTGGCGGCCGGACATCCACGTGGCGGTCATCTGCAACGCCACCGTGCCCCTGGCGGACAAGCTGGACGCCTTCATGCCGCACCTGGACTCCCTGGGGCTGTCCATCAGCGCCCTGAGCCCCGAGACCTACCGCGCCATCCACGGCACGGAGCACCACGGCCGGGTGCAAGACAACCTGGCGGCCCTCGACGCCTGGATGGCCCAAGCCGATCCCGAGACGCGGCCGCACGTCTACGTGGCCTACGTGCGGCAGCGGGCGAACATGCACGAGGGCATGGAGGAGGTGTTCGAGCACTACCGGGCGAACTACCCCAACCTCTGCTCCATGGACTTCCACCCCCTGTTCAACTGGCAGGGCTACATCGAGGAAGGCAACCCGGACCTGGCCGGGCCGGTGGAGGACGAGGCCCTGCCGTGCTGCATCTACCCCTGGTCCACCCTGACCATCTGCCACGACGGCAAGGTGGCCTACTGCCAGGAGGAATGCCGGGAGGACCACTTTCTCGGCGACCTGACCGAGCAGTCCCTCATGGAGGTCTGGAACGGGGAGGCGTTCCGCCGCTTCCGCCGCCGCCTGGCGGCCGGACGGTACAGCGAACTCTGGGACGACGGCTTCCTGTGCCGGGAGTGCTCCTATCTCTGGGACTGCCACTCCCAGTCGCCCCAGAATCTCGCCCAGGGCTACGCCATGGGGCTCGGCCAGCGGGAGCCCAGCTTCGGCAACCTCCTGGCCCTGCCAGCCGCGGAGCTGGCCGAACTGGCCGCCAAGTGGTTCCTGCAGGGGGAGCTGCACAAGACCGCTGGCTGCCTGGCCCATTTCGGCCGAGCGGGCGCGCCCGGGGAGTTGCGGGCCCCCCTGGACCGCCTGCGCGTCCTGGTGGACCGGGTTCTGGCCGCCAATAAGGGGCACTATGAACGGAAGGTCAAGCCGGGAGAGACCGGCCGCCCCACCTACTTCCCCCTGCCGGGCGGCCTGCGGAAGTAG
- a CDS encoding sulfotransferase family protein, whose amino-acid sequence MAETPFNFLIVSERSGSNLFLRIMHANSECLGAAPTHLHRIMHNNRSRYGDLADDAEWRRMVADCAELMRTTFIHWESGVDEEDLLRRCRERNPAEVIRRIYEAEMERYGKSSVLIKENWCYRLVPFLMANYPDCRFVFMVRDPRDMALSWKRITWWMAGKEDRGIRGGAKLWMENQRDSLEVYSALRDTGRIVLLRYEDLLRRPETELRRVCDTLGLAYEPAMLDFHKSDKARGDAEASQAFRNLSSPLNPENYGKFATQLDEAEVRWIEHVCAREMEMLGYSPVHSTSDDFEELDRLVDEVERREAAESEEKARDPEEDARRQRRFETLKSIFTRPEIPLYPPD is encoded by the coding sequence ATGGCGGAAACCCCGTTCAATTTCCTCATCGTCAGCGAGCGTTCCGGGAGCAACCTGTTTCTGCGGATCATGCACGCCAACTCCGAGTGCCTGGGGGCCGCGCCCACCCACCTGCACCGCATCATGCACAACAACCGCTCCCGCTACGGCGACCTCGCCGACGACGCCGAGTGGCGGCGCATGGTGGCGGACTGCGCCGAGCTGATGCGCACCACCTTCATCCACTGGGAAAGCGGGGTGGACGAGGAAGACCTGCTCCGCCGTTGCCGCGAGCGCAACCCCGCCGAGGTCATCCGCCGCATCTACGAGGCCGAAATGGAGCGCTACGGCAAGTCCAGCGTGCTCATCAAGGAGAACTGGTGCTACCGGCTGGTGCCCTTCCTCATGGCCAACTACCCGGACTGCCGGTTCGTGTTCATGGTCCGCGACCCCAGGGACATGGCCCTGTCCTGGAAGCGCATCACCTGGTGGATGGCGGGCAAGGAGGACCGGGGCATCCGGGGTGGGGCGAAGCTGTGGATGGAGAACCAGCGGGACTCCCTGGAGGTCTACTCCGCCCTGCGGGACACCGGGCGCATCGTGCTGCTGCGCTACGAAGACCTGCTGCGCCGGCCTGAAACGGAACTGCGCCGGGTGTGCGACACCCTGGGGCTTGCCTACGAGCCCGCCATGCTGGACTTCCACAAGTCGGACAAGGCGCGCGGCGACGCCGAGGCCAGCCAGGCCTTCCGTAACCTCTCCTCCCCCCTGAACCCTGAGAATTACGGAAAATTCGCCACCCAACTGGACGAGGCCGAGGTGCGCTGGATCGAGCACGTCTGCGCCAGGGAAATGGAGATGCTGGGCTACTCCCCGGTCCACTCGACAAGCGATGACTTCGAAGAGCTTGACCGGCTGGTGGACGAAGTGGAGCGACGCGAGGCGGCAGAAAGCGAGGAAAAGGCCCGCGACCCGGAAGAGGACGCCAGGCGGCAGCGCCGCTTCGAGACCCTGAAGTCCATCTTCACCCGGCCCGAGATTCCCCTCTATCCGCCGGATTAA
- a CDS encoding formyltransferase family protein yields the protein MSGAGGSGGGPVLAVAGNQTTCADVLRALCAAGHRPAYLLHMGPEHAAGIADYTDLAPLAEELGVEVIRPATYAFSSQADRDLFSGLRIDLLVSAGWQRIFPEWFLRGLSIGAFGMHGSADDLPRGRGRSPMNWAIIEGRDTFHTSLFRYDAGVDSGEVVGTLRFDITPRDDIRSLRHKNTLSQIRLLLRHLPALLDGTAQLTPQRADVAPTYYPKREPRDGVIDWRDSLERVDRLVRAVGRPYPGAFSLCGGSRVNIWAGRPFDSRLDFPGFEPGEIAAVFEDETFVAVCAGGAGYLVTDWDAPDGWRPAEGRVFESRENPGWEKLAAMHAGEGQEGLAFTRPMYARLLDALLEGGYRFAPLDEPDDGAEPVVFLRHDVDKSVARALEMARMEHERGVRATYFLLTRGAFYNLLEPETAAMVRGIAELGHGVGLHFDQRMVPGADGDLDRAVERELNLLDSLLPVGARRAVTFHNPRPEVVRRQPGGAYVSGYQPDRMPPACKYLSESNAVWREGDPAEDLRRARWPRLQLLVHPLWWMNGHRMRPQDVLREVVAERLGRVDAYLRESNHLWEAARSKGEPLLPKRFADGEG from the coding sequence GTGAGCGGCGCTGGCGGGAGCGGCGGGGGCCCGGTGCTGGCCGTGGCCGGAAACCAGACCACCTGCGCCGACGTGCTGCGCGCCCTGTGCGCCGCCGGGCACAGGCCCGCCTACCTGCTGCACATGGGGCCGGAGCACGCGGCGGGCATCGCCGACTACACCGACCTCGCGCCCCTGGCGGAGGAATTGGGCGTGGAAGTCATCCGACCGGCCACCTACGCCTTTTCCAGCCAGGCGGACCGCGACCTGTTCTCCGGCCTGCGCATCGACCTGCTGGTTTCCGCCGGGTGGCAGCGCATCTTTCCCGAGTGGTTCCTGCGGGGGCTGTCCATCGGGGCCTTCGGCATGCACGGCAGCGCCGACGACCTGCCCCGGGGGCGCGGCCGCTCGCCCATGAACTGGGCCATCATTGAGGGCCGCGACACCTTCCACACCTCGCTCTTCCGCTACGACGCCGGGGTGGACTCGGGCGAGGTGGTGGGCACCCTGCGCTTCGACATCACCCCGCGCGACGACATCCGCAGCCTGCGCCACAAGAATACCCTCAGCCAGATCCGCCTGCTGCTGCGCCACCTGCCCGCTCTGCTGGACGGAACGGCCCAACTGACCCCGCAGCGCGCGGACGTGGCCCCCACCTACTACCCCAAGCGGGAGCCCCGCGACGGGGTCATCGACTGGCGGGACAGCCTGGAGCGGGTGGACCGGCTGGTGCGGGCCGTGGGCCGCCCCTATCCCGGGGCCTTCAGCCTGTGCGGCGGCTCGCGGGTCAACATCTGGGCCGGGCGTCCCTTCGACTCGCGGCTGGATTTTCCCGGCTTCGAGCCGGGGGAGATCGCGGCCGTGTTCGAGGACGAGACCTTCGTGGCGGTCTGCGCGGGCGGGGCGGGCTACCTGGTCACGGACTGGGACGCCCCGGACGGCTGGCGTCCGGCGGAGGGCCGGGTGTTCGAGAGCCGGGAGAATCCCGGCTGGGAGAAGCTGGCGGCCATGCACGCCGGAGAGGGGCAGGAGGGCCTGGCCTTCACCCGCCCCATGTACGCGCGGCTGCTGGACGCCCTGCTGGAGGGCGGCTACCGCTTCGCCCCGCTGGACGAGCCGGATGACGGCGCGGAGCCGGTGGTTTTCCTGCGGCACGACGTGGACAAGTCCGTGGCCCGAGCCCTGGAGATGGCCCGCATGGAGCATGAGCGCGGGGTGCGGGCGACCTATTTCCTGCTTACCCGGGGGGCCTTCTACAATCTGCTTGAGCCAGAAACCGCGGCCATGGTGCGCGGGATAGCCGAACTGGGGCACGGCGTGGGGCTCCATTTCGATCAGCGCATGGTCCCGGGAGCGGACGGCGACCTGGACCGGGCCGTGGAGCGGGAGCTGAACTTGTTGGACTCGCTGCTGCCGGTAGGCGCGCGCCGGGCCGTGACCTTCCACAACCCCCGTCCAGAGGTGGTGCGCCGCCAGCCGGGCGGGGCGTATGTCAGCGGCTACCAGCCGGACCGGATGCCCCCGGCCTGCAAGTATCTCAGCGAGAGCAACGCGGTCTGGCGCGAGGGCGACCCGGCGGAGGACCTGCGCCGGGCGCGCTGGCCGAGGCTGCAACTGCTCGTCCATCCCCTGTGGTGGATGAACGGGCACCGCATGCGGCCCCAGGACGTGCTGCGGGAGGTGGTGGCCGAGCGGCTGGGCCGGGTGGACGCCTACCTGCGGGAGTCCAACCACCTCTGGGAGGCGGCCCGCTCCAAGGGGGAGCCGCTTCTGCCCAAGCGTTTCGCGGACGGGGAGGGCTGA